A single genomic interval of Longimicrobium sp. harbors:
- the ptsP gene encoding phosphoenolpyruvate--protein phosphotransferase yields GRIRELQARTTAAMGEVEAQIFEPQLLMLEDADLVQGTIATIPDAQVEHEVQRFLDACEWAKGRIRELQTRTAAAMGEVEAQIFEPQILMLEDADLVQGTISTIRENHLSAERAFEWRVLEWESQLSHSSHPMVLDRLNDLADVQTRVLRRLMDLPDPDISSRGEFKHVILVARELTPSITVQLDPEHVVGIATDKGTRTSHSAILARSLDIPCVVSLGDLSEQVRDGQEVILDGRSGRVIVDPSPAEVQGYRERDFAVREWEQELVLLAHLPARTRDGVEFALRSNIDLPGEAASARNHGACGIGLYRTEFLVVGRNTAPGEEEQYRAYRSVAEAFPGDPVVIRTFDLGGDKFPAFLHMAPEENPFLGWRAIRVCLDEPQIFRTQLRALLRSMKHGDVRIMLPLINEIAEVEATRKLIDESIAELRAEGHDVPPEYRLGAMVETPAAALSAPELAKHVDFFSIGTNDLVQYTLAVDRGNSRLARLYNPFHPAVVRLMDMVARAGREAGIEVAVCGEVAANPVAAFMLIGMRVNTLSVGPASLAEIKKVIRSVAFSDAEAAVAEALRAPTPDAVLKALTDRLGAVLDLGKFTGPWSLSAKD; encoded by the coding sequence TCCTGGACGCCTGCGAGTGGGCGAAGGGGCGCATCCGCGAGCTGCAGACGCGCACCGCCGCCGCCATGGGCGAGGTGGAGGCGCAGATCTTCGAGCCGCAGATCCTGATGCTCGAAGACGCCGACCTGGTGCAGGGGACCATCTCCACCATCCGCGAGAACCACCTCTCGGCCGAGCGCGCCTTCGAGTGGCGGGTGCTGGAGTGGGAGTCGCAGCTCTCGCACAGCTCCCACCCCATGGTGCTCGACCGGCTGAACGACCTGGCCGACGTGCAGACCCGGGTGCTGCGCCGGCTGATGGACCTGCCCGACCCCGACATCTCCAGCCGCGGCGAATTCAAGCACGTGATCCTGGTGGCGCGCGAGCTCACCCCGTCGATCACCGTGCAGCTCGACCCCGAGCACGTGGTGGGGATCGCCACCGACAAGGGGACGCGCACCTCGCACAGCGCCATCCTGGCCCGCTCGCTCGACATCCCCTGCGTGGTGTCGCTGGGCGACCTCTCCGAGCAGGTGAGGGACGGGCAGGAGGTGATCCTGGACGGGCGCAGCGGCCGGGTGATCGTCGACCCCTCGCCCGCCGAGGTGCAGGGGTACCGCGAGCGCGACTTCGCCGTGCGCGAGTGGGAGCAGGAGCTGGTCCTCCTCGCCCACCTCCCCGCGCGGACCAGGGACGGGGTGGAGTTCGCGCTGCGCAGCAACATCGACCTCCCCGGCGAGGCGGCCAGCGCCAGGAACCACGGGGCATGCGGGATCGGGCTGTACCGCACGGAGTTCCTGGTCGTCGGCCGCAACACCGCGCCGGGCGAGGAGGAGCAGTACCGCGCGTACAGGAGCGTCGCCGAAGCCTTCCCGGGCGATCCCGTCGTCATTCGCACCTTCGACCTGGGCGGCGACAAGTTCCCGGCGTTCCTGCACATGGCGCCCGAGGAGAACCCCTTCCTCGGCTGGCGCGCCATCCGCGTCTGCCTCGACGAGCCGCAGATCTTCCGCACCCAACTGCGCGCGCTGCTGCGGTCGATGAAGCACGGCGACGTGCGCATCATGCTCCCGCTGATCAACGAGATCGCCGAGGTCGAGGCCACGCGGAAGCTGATCGACGAGTCCATCGCCGAGCTGCGCGCCGAGGGGCACGACGTCCCCCCGGAGTACCGGCTGGGGGCGATGGTGGAGACGCCGGCCGCGGCGCTCAGCGCGCCGGAGCTGGCGAAGCACGTGGACTTCTTCTCCATCGGCACCAACGACCTGGTGCAGTACACGCTGGCCGTGGACCGCGGCAACTCGCGGCTGGCGCGGCTCTACAACCCCTTCCACCCCGCCGTCGTGCGGCTGATGGACATGGTCGCCCGCGCCGGGCGCGAGGCCGGGATCGAGGTGGCGGTGTGCGGCGAGGTGGCCGCGAACCCGGTCGCCGCGTTCATGCTGATCGGGATGCGGGTGAACACCCTTTCCGTGGGCCCCGCCTCGCTGGCGGAGATCAAGAAGGTGATCCGCTCCGTGGCCTTCTCCGACGCCGAGGCGGCCGTCGCCGAGGCGCTCCGCGCGCCCACGCCCGACGCGGTGCTGAAGGCGCTCACCGACCGCCTGGGCGCGGTGCTGGACCTGGGGAAGTTCACCGGCCCGTGGAGCTTGTCGGCCAAGGACTGA